aaggaaattaaatttaaaaaaaaaacggcAACCTAAttatagaaacaatgtctaattacacaaaaaaaattataactttaaattcataaattaagtttaaaaacattactatgtttataaaaaaaaattaacaataataaataataaataataaataataaatctatatatatatatattaaaaaaagcaTAAGGCATAAGGCAGAGTATatcaataaaaataaaataatcataatgaaattaaaaaaatataattaagcTTAAAACACtgttaatttaataataataaggcATAAGGCAGAGTATATCAATAAAATTAAATATAttcttaattaaaaaaagaaaataccAAAAAACATTCATATTATACTGTAATTTAAAAAAAgattaacataaaacataaaacaaaaaaatcaaaattaactaaccgggtaaattacacttttcgtcctttatgtttgtatcggattgcaatagatgccctttaactttaataattacagtcacaatcctttatttaaaaaattcgttacacctttcgtcctttagcaTTAACCATGTTAAAATTTTATGTTAAATCAGATCATATGCACCTCATCTGAGGACATTTATGTCATTTTACCCCTAGCTCTCTCCAACCAACCTTCAAATCCATCCAACACCCCCTgtcactcccccccccccccccaaaaaaaaaaaaaaaaaaaattagaagcCATGGAAATTAAAACAACAAACTAAATCAAGACCCCACCACAACAAAATTTACAATTAAAAATTAGATCACAATTTTATGTGACAGAATATACATGCGTACAACCAAAATAGCCAAACCACCAAAGCAAAAACAGAGTTGAAGATTTGAAGTTTATTATCTAAATCATCAAAAGTAATATCTAGATTTTCACTGCAGATAAGCACAAAAAAACATTAACATAATCGATTAATAAATAGACAACTTTTTAGCTAAATTAATAATGAATACAGTGAAAACAAAGAGAAAATAAATTAAGTACGGTAAGGGATTCAGTGGGTGAAATTATGGTGCTTACATGAAAGTCTCTAGTAAGGATGGAGGCAGAAGTAGCAGAGGAAATAACACGAGGGGCAGCGGTGGCAGAATGCTTCATCGCCATTGACATCGTTGTCGCCGGAGTTTATTGGAAGATGATCGAAATGAATGTTTTCGAGAGGTAGACAAGTGGTGGTGGCAGAATGCTTCATCGCCATGGAGGTGGTTGTAGATCCGGTGGAGGTAGACAAGTGGTGGTGGCGGTAGATCCGGCGTGGTGGTCACCGACGGTGGTTGTAGATCTGGCGGAttaggtggtggtgggtgttggttgGAGAGAGGGATAAGAGGGGAGAGAAAGAACTGAGATTAGATTAGAagattggtggtggtggtgattacAGTGAAAGAAGAAAGGGAAAGGGAGTAGGAAAGGGAATgatgactaaattacccttaaGTCATTAGAGTTAACTAAAttttttaacttggttagtgACAAAGGACCAAAGATGTAACgagtttttcaaataaaggattatgactgtaattattgaagttaaaggttatccattgcaatcccatacaaacataaaggacgaaaaatgtaatttatccTTAACTAACCTTTGTTGCTTGAAGAAAGATAGGATTCCGATTGTAATGCCGGATTTCGGGATTGACATGAAAAGTAAACATGTTGAATCGGTTAAATAAAAATTGAAGATGAATACTACATAAACAGCAAAGTGAAAGAACATACCTTCAAGATTTATGTTGAGATCTATAGAAATCAGACCAAAACAAAAGTTAATAGAAGTACAAAGAATGTTTATAAATTTAAGTATACATATAAAGGAATAACATAAAATCAAACTCTGATCTTGATTCAGAACATATAATAACAAATATTTAGATTCAATTTAGTGTATTTACCTTTGATGTTGACCTAATTTTTGTAGAATTGGTGAGAAGATAACCGATTGTAGAAGaaatggaagagataagagagtaAATGGAGGTAGGTATGAATGAGATAAAAGAAAATGATTTACATTATAAATGATCCGAATATGAATGGAAAGTTGTATTCGGAATAACCATACCTGACCCAACTCAATTCGGATCCCGCCTTTTTTCCTTGGAATCGTGATTGTACAAAGAAAATTGGGATTTCCCTCCTAAACCAAATTGCCACATCAGCCTATATGGCCAAAGACAAAGGACACATAGCCCAAATCCatcttatttatatatatatatagatatagatgatGTAGTCAAATGTAACTGAGAATTTATGTAGTCAAATGTAACTGAAACATTATGTAGTCAAATGTAACTGAAACCATGATAATTTAGGAGGAGAATTAGGAGGGAATATATCCGTATTTATAACAGTTATAACATTTAAAAATCATGCTATCACAACAATATCACCCTTAATTTTAAAAACCATACTTTCAATAAAGGTGTTGACTTttgatatgatttataaaattactgtaagttttagttttaaaagattGATCCCAATAAAATACATTGTTCCTTTCCTTTTCtctattttgttttcttttatcatTTAAGAGACTTAATGATTAGTGTTACCATTGTTATTTACACATATACGATATAAGGTTACACAAATGTtcacagtggcgaagcttgagatttccaacggggggtcgaaaacgtatatacccaaaaatttctatagaaccaggGGTCGAACCCGTATATACCCAgaaatttctatacaaaaaccACATATATTACACTACTGACCAAAAGTTCgggagcccccccccccccccccccccctaatagATGCGTCCCTAAATGTTCATGTACCATCCATACCGGGGATTGTGTCCTTACTTCTGAATAATTATGAATCCGGTCTTAAATTTTATCAAACAGTAACGTGTTTGGTCCATAACACTTAAGTTGACGTGAATTGATCACACcatcttttttttattaaaatataaaataacaTTAAACGACCCCAAAAAGAAATTAAATTTTGCAGTATTTGGTACAGTTTTTTTCCAACTTTTTATAATGATCTTTCAGTAACAGAAATTATAATACACAGTTACACACTAACAATGCAATAGTCATTCATGTCACATAATCATAGCAAATACCAAGTGCAGGTCAAAGAAAGGGCTTAAACCCAAAATTACTTCAGTTAAAAGAATTTCGAACAAAAATCAAGTGAATCAGTTTTTGATACCAAATGGGACTCGAAGCCCTTGCGCAATTTCCTAAACGTCAAGAAAGTATATGGAATGTGTTACCTCTTTGACTCAGACCCGCATTTCTTATTCGAGTGTTTGTTTTTTCATTGCAAGCAAACCACTGTTTCTTAAGTGTAAAGTAAAAGATGGTCGTTCTGACCAGATTAGATCCAGCAGGGGCTCTTTGGCTTCTGACGACAGCACATAGCAGAAGCGGAAAAAGATGATGCAATTGACACAATGTCAGTAAAAAGAACATATCTGGTCACAATGCCATCACCacaatcataaaaaaaaaaaacaaacatgtaTGATAACCTTATAACTTTTAGACATTTATCTTTTGGTGACCATGGAACCCATTACGGAAAACTCATGGGCCCCACCACTACCCTGCTTACTAGCAGGACCAGGTAAAACTTAGCTTACGCCAGACAGATGGCCTTCGTTGGGTTAAGGCAGAAACCAGTGGAGCCTAAACTTTTGGACATTTGAGTGTTTAAAAGAAAGGAATTTTTCTTTTGATGTCGGCAATATTATATACAAGGTACAAATAATATGTTCTAGAGATGCAAATACCAGCTATATGTAAACGTAGAAGCATGTTACATGACGTTTATCGTATGTTGTTAGATAAACACGGTACACTTTTAGTATAAACAAAAAGAATAtactaatacacatgtgtacaagcCTTCAAGCCTGTACCAACTATACAGTATACATTACAATTACATAAATAATAAATACTAAAAGTAGCTTTTTCACAGGTGTgttccacaaaaaaaaaaaatactgaaACACACAGTAACAAGATCAATAAAATAACAAGTCAGCTACTGAAATTTGCATCAACCTAAAGGCTTGGCCTTGCGTATATGACCCATGCTATTGACCAAATCTCTCCGCGTGCAAACTGGAAACATATTTATGTTTCTTAACACCTTCAACCGCCACAGAACGTATGGAAAACTAAGCTGATCGCGAGAGGTAAACCTAACAACCTCATTGAACCAAAGACACATAAATAAATTAGTCACTGGCGTATGCTCTCTCACAATCACAGAAGCCTCATTTAAAGCTGCACAAAAATGAACCTAGAGTTATACATTTATAATATACCATTATGCAACCTAAATCTCATAACAACATTTTAGGCTGCTCATGTACCAATTTGGTTTAGTTTTTTTGTCATTTCTGACCACAAACATGCCAAAAAATGGTAAATGACAAAATTGCCACCAacttataaaaattaaaattatacaaataatatacaaagttaattacgtttttcgtCCTTGTGTTTTGTTGAAAATAACCATTACactccattagtttaaaaattgccaaaACAATACCAGTAATTTTACTATTGTAACAATTAcagtccacctccgttaaccccatccaAATTACTGTTAAGTTTTTAGtgaaaaacaagtttttggtattttagtcttttcacCAAAAACTTAATGGTAAATtggatggggttaacggaggtggattgtaatggttacaaaagtgaaagtaCCAGTACTGTTttgacaatttttaaactaatagactgtaatggttattttcaacaaaccacagggatgaaaaacgtaattaactctAATATACAAAACCAAATAGATACTTTGGTGGCTTTATTGTAACCTTTTGAAAACTCGGGTGACCTATGTAAATATTATCCCGAAAAAAGCATCAGGGTATCACATAATGTATCCTTGATTATACCTTTCTTGCCATCAATTCTTTTGTCTGCGGGGAGGCCATCACGGTGGTATTGAGTAATTTGTACTTCTACTTCTTCTGGGGTGGCTTTGTTTTTCTCGACAATAGCCTTTGCCTCATCATACACGCTACTACGAGCCCCGTGTTCAGAAATCGCAAACACGGATTTTGAACGCCATAAAAGTGCCTCAAACACTCCCAACGGGTCTCTCCTGAATTGGGACTTTGAATCTACCCATATTGAATATCTTGCATTAGGGAAAAGACGATGCGCCAGCATCTGATGACATCACCCTCAGTCAGTACCAAATTTACTACTTCAATAATCTGCTAAAAAGAATAAAACTCAGACCAATACCTTTGGGATTTTTCCATTCAGCCTTTGATCTTTAAAGGGAAGATTTTTAACAATAACAACGCGCCACTTTCCAATAAAACGATCCTTGTTAATTATATGCCCGTGTTGTTCCTGAGTTGCAAGAGTAATTTCATCCCAAAATGCTACATAGCATACCTGCATGAACCTGTTATGTAAGATCATTAAAAACAAGAACATCTATATTAATTCGAATTAGCATGCAGACCTTCTGAAGTGATGTATTTGACATCCCAATAGGCTGATAAAGATTGTCTCCACCACCAAACGCACAAGTAGAAACTACGCTTTTGCACGTTTGCAAGTAGCTTTTATCTTCATTCGATATCGTAAAACCTCCACTATTGCTGTAGAAACCACAGTGTACAGACAAAGTTTCATTCACCTCAAAACTTTGCTCTCTCTGCTTAAGAGTTTGGTAACCGGTAAATAGATTAAACCTTGTGGTCCCCGACTCCTGTTGAGAATTTGTATCGTAAGGCATATCCTTATCTGACACATATATTACTTTCTTAATAGGAACAGATGAATATTCATTCAGCTGGAGATCGAGACGTTGAAGTTCTTCAGGAGGTAGAAGCTTCAAACAACCTGATGTGATATATGGAACTGTGTCACTTAGTTCCAACATGAGATACAATCAAACATAGATTTTTCACCTTTCAAGAAGAAAATGAGTGTTCTTCCAATACTAAATAAAACGAAAAAATCGAAGAAAGTCGAAAGCTTCACTGCAATTTCTTTCCTTAAATCCAAGCTCTATTCCTTAATTTCCAATTAACCAGATATATATAGCACACACTCACATCATAATGAGTTGTCTAGCTTGTCAATACCATTACTTTGTTTGtattttaaattcatattcacATGAATAGGGATGCATACGAACCAAACATTCAGCGAAcaattcgtgaaccgttcggtgggaagtttgtttgtgttcattcgtttattaaacaaacgaacacaaacaagaaatttcgttcgtttagttatatgaacgaacataaacagaGGCCgcattcgttcatttatgttcgtgaacattcggtaacgtgttcgtttatgttcgattATGTTTGATAGCTCATTAGTgtttatatttaaataatttaattaaatacttcaaattccgacaaataaaatatttaataagtattAGTATATTATATGTTCTTTTCATAAACGCTTGTTTGGgctcgtttgtttccatttgtgttcatcaacTTGTGTTGTCTAAAGTTAACAAACGAACACCAACACATTCATTTCCTtatcaaacgaacacgaacgtAAAATTTCGTTTGATAACTGTttatgaactgttcgtgaacacatatgTTCCTTAAAACGAACACGAACGCGTTTATTTCCTTAACAaccaaacacaaacataaaaactcgttcgataagtgttcatgaATAGATATATTCCTTAAAACATCTTACGTGGAGCATCTAGACGATTCAAGTTGGTTTCATGAAGATGAAACCCTAATTTGGTGGAACTTGATCTCCATCGAATTTTTGAAGCATGAAGAATGAATAATACCACCGCAGTATTAAAGAGAAATATAGGCCACCATCTCGTTATCTGTTTGCATGTTCGATCGCTTCCCCCTCTCAACTCCGATTTCCTGCGTTTCCGTCGTGTTCGGGACCCTATTTTGGCGTAAAAATCATCCAGATGGTTGTCCGTTACCGGAATTGATATACTGTTATTGAACATAATTGTGATATAAAAAGAGAACGCCGGAGATCTATTAATGGCAGCCGCCGGCGACGTGACGTCACAACCCCGTCGAATCTCCGGTCGATTAAGTTTTGGTGAACCCTCTTTGGATTCTCTAAAAGATATATGTTGCATTATAAGCCCTTGAGTTATTGGAAATAGCAATATGTTCCCCGTAGAATGGATTTGTGTACATTGTAAAGCTTTCTATAGAGTAAAATGTTGGCCTATGCTTTGGTCAcatgggtggagatacaatagaaagtttatttggctaagaaggttaggaagtgatcttgaccatccatttagttaatcaagggctaagattaaatcagggaaattgaagggaagaaaagaggcgcgtgagtttgtttaggggcattctagtcaatcaaagccaatagtttctctctcctccaatttccctctattttttaaacgttaataactctttcatacgacattattttttataaaaattgcaccaaaaaaacatgcgtttttttatctttaaaacgagtatactattgttatattttcaaaaaaaaaaaaaaaaaaaaacctagttgtgtaaaacgcaatagaaaaaccccaGTTACGTAAAatgcaatgaaaaaaaaaacctaaaaaatgacatttttctaaaacgcaatgcacaaaaaacacaaaaaaatgtcttatttgtaaaacgcaatggccagaaaacacaaagaaatgtcttatttctaaaacgcaatagcctaaaaactcaaaagaaaatgtactttctaaaatgcaatggactaaaaacacataaaaatatgttttacctaaaacgcaatgcaccaaaaacacaaacaaatgtcttatttctaaaacgcaatggccagaaaacacttaaaatgtatgttttctaaaacgcaatggactgaaaacacataaaaaagtgttttacctaaaatgcaatgcaccaaaacacaaagaaatatcttatttgtaaaacgcaatggccaaaaaacacttaaaaatgactcattctaaaacgcaattgcctaaaaaacaaaagaaagtgttctctgtaaaacgcaatggactaaaaaacctaaaaaagtgttttacctaaaacgatggactgaaaaacctaaaaaagtgttttacctaaaaagcaatgcaccaaaaacacttcaagaatgtgtttttctaaaacgcaatgcccagaaaacacataaaaatgttttagttctaaaacgcaattgcctaaaaacaccaaagaaagtgttctccCTAAAATGCATTGAACCATgacaatagttttgtctgtgCTGTGAATTATCTGTGTTGTGAACTGTCTAAACCAATGTAGTTTCCAGAggcaatttacagaaaattaaagaatttcttacatggatcgaagtgatttcttcaacaattgacgaattttgaacgattgaaacacttatcagcgcttgaatcgaacggatcgagtgattatcttcaaaatcaccagaaaaaacgagattttgtatgaaattaaactgggttttcttcaaaaaagctgaagaacacgttgatcgggtgtttgaatcattgattggtgatgagaatcgcactataatgtagtgattattgagatagaaagtgaataaatggttgaagatggtgggttttgaaaatggtgggttttgaagttactaggttttgaaaaggaagaagaaagtgttggattgactaaaatactttttttctttattttaaatgttgtcacatgtcctaatcctattaCTTTCtacacttcctagccaaaataaacttcctatttgatcatTTCCCTTGGTTATATTTGTTTGTTCTAtctaaaataattttttttttgtgcatttgcgttttattgtcattttaatTCAAATCATTAACTCAgattattttttctgttaaagtAAAGCACATTTTTGTATAGACAATGAATATCTTTTTTCTATGCAATGAATATCAGTTTTTTAAATGTTTAACTATTTGAacatgtattttatttatttatattgatatTCCTGAACTTTTTGcctttgttataaatattagtaaaattATGATATTTGACATAtaatataggggagggttatcttgagaacgctaaatattgcgagaaccgtgagaacgaataaaaaacccaatcaaaaccatttttttaatacaaaccttattgtaattaaaatacaatatcaaaaaaaaaaaacaatttacaacatcaaataattcatttctcctctcaaaatcCCTTTTATTAGATtctttacacatgtgtaaatataacaaatttacacatgtgtaaatggcaaacttacatatgtgtaaattttctttatttacgaattcacgtaaatttaaatatttaaatttaatttctaacattgtattcgaataataatgataagtgtaaaaaaaaattgaatttaaattgtttttgaccaagttctcgtggtttttttcatttgttctcacggttctcgcaatatttagcgttctcatttaaactctTCCTTATAGGGGATAGATCAtaagaaaactagtttaaatgagaaaatcaaaaaactaactaaaaaagcttaaaaaaacataccaatttttttttacaatttttaaaaaaaaatcgctatctttatgtatggaaaaaaaattaaaaaaaaaattgttgtaatgcacatgtgcactaatacggaatgCTTAAACCACTTAActcaccccccaccgacaccccccaaaaacctaaaccccctacccccaccccccaaaaacctaaattcaccctcccaccaaaagcctaaccccccaccccccaaatacctaaccccccccctcccgaaaaccaaaaattaaaccctaaacataaacccgaaaaaaacctaaaccaccccccccacccccacccccaccccccaaaaacctaaaccccctcctcCCACACCAAAAAActtaatcctaatcctaaacctccaaaaaaactaaccataaaagctaaactagactcaaaagctaattttaagcatatAATGCATattgtagtacacatataatgcacatgtgcagtataagttttttttaatttttttatatataaaaatagcgattttttttataaaaaattgtaaaaaaaaaattggtatgttttttagctttttttaggcttttttagttagttttctagttttctcatttaaatgtagttttctcatgattctctccctatatatatatatatatatatatatatatatatatatatatatatatatatatatatatatatgggtgggagttggctacaaagtctatttttcctacaaagtgtaaaaagtcataaaacaccacaatttcagccataaaacacactcaaaactcacaaataacaaagtgaagattactaaaacaccatatttgtgggtttttgtaggatcgtttgcggACCCGAACTGAGTCGATCAAAGGCGTTCAATAcactatgaaaggcggaaacagacataatgtATGTAATTCAACAAGATATTCACTAATTACTGTCTTTTGATTAATTCTGAAACGTTGACAGGTCAGTAGacaaaccggcagcacttcggtatcaccTCCTAATTTCGTATGGAATGACACGATCTTACCATTATTTATAGACGGACGAATTCCGCACGAACCACACTCACGCGATATTACATTACACGCGGACCCGaactgagtcgatcagaggcgttctatacactatgaaaggcggaaacagacataatgtatgtaattcagcaagatattcactaattactgtcttttgattgattctGAAATGTTTACAGGTCAGTAGACAAACCGGTAGCACTTCGGTATCACCTCCTAATTCCGTATGGAATGACACGATCTTACCACTATTTATAGACGGACTAATTCCGCACGAACCACACTCACACGATATTACGTTACACACTGAATTAGTTCACTCACACGAGATTACAAGCTTCACACGGAATTAAGTAATTCCGTATGGAATTACTTGAGTTGTCTTCATACGAAATTAACTCTTGATCATGATTCCTCGATCTTCGTGCCACgagcaatgcaagactcgatacaagacaaagtcgacagatgtatgcaccaacagactcctcctcagatgttgacgagtctattGTATGCCgagtctttgcatcttcagtctttatcagtctgccTGCTTTCTCTTTTCATCAGCACC
This is a stretch of genomic DNA from Helianthus annuus cultivar XRQ/B chromosome 16, HanXRQr2.0-SUNRISE, whole genome shotgun sequence. It encodes these proteins:
- the LOC110919250 gene encoding uncharacterized protein LOC110919250: MQHISFRESKEGSPKLNRPEIRRGCDVTSPAAAINRSPAFSFYITIMFNNSISIPVTDNHLDDFYAKIGSRTRRKRRKSELRGGSDRTCKQITRWWPIFLFNTAVVLFILHASKIRWRSSSTKLGFHLHETNLNRLDAPRCLKLLPPEELQRLDLQLNEYSSVPIKKVIYVSDKDMPYDTNSQQESGTTRFNLFTGYQTLKQREQSFEVNETLSVHCGFYSNSGGFTISNEDKSYLQTCKSVVSTCAFGGGDNLYQPIGMSNTSLQKVCYVAFWDEITLATQEQHGHIINKDRFIGKWRVVIVKNLPFKDQRLNGKIPKMLAHRLFPNARYSIWVDSKSQFRRDPLGVFEALLWRSKSVFAISEHGARSSVYDEAKAIVEKNKATPEEVEVQITQYHRDGLPADKRIDGKKALNEASVIVREHTPVTNLFMCLWFNEVVRFTSRDQLSFPYVLWRLKVLRNINMFPVCTRRDLVNSMGHIRKAKPLG